One window of the Candidatus Jettenia sp. genome contains the following:
- a CDS encoding DUF362 domain-containing protein codes for MSYGEPKLRIICFSGRKIINTKDIHFSRRNFLKHSALGIAGFGLGIKGFEGLQWAIGADNQPSISEKSKVIAIKSDGIMRNGKPEPEAVQRMMNEGMFTLTGKKTTAEAWRTFFTPDDVVGIKINPIGGIKLSTRPEVVNAIILGLKAAGVKENNIIIWDRFSYHLITAGYPLNKGSSGVRCYGTEPTTGYDKEIYYESFDDDYKLRQDDGARSLFSTIVTQHVTAIVNVPVMKDHGIAGVTVCLKNLAFGAINNTPRFHPSPYFCDPASAEVCAHPALKDKIRLHIVDALQACFEGGPASMKTWTMWNEERLFFGTDPVAIDRIGLEIIDKKRKANNYMPVSQKAKHIATAGRIGLGVYDINAIELVELNV; via the coding sequence TTGAGCTATGGTGAGCCGAAACTCCGGATAATTTGTTTTTCAGGGAGAAAGATTATTAATACAAAAGATATTCACTTTTCACGAAGAAATTTTTTGAAACATTCTGCTCTTGGTATCGCTGGGTTTGGCCTAGGAATTAAAGGTTTTGAGGGTCTGCAATGGGCAATCGGAGCAGATAATCAGCCGTCTATTAGCGAGAAAAGCAAGGTAATTGCAATCAAAAGCGATGGAATTATGAGGAATGGAAAACCTGAACCAGAGGCTGTCCAAAGGATGATGAATGAAGGGATGTTTACGCTTACGGGTAAAAAAACGACTGCCGAAGCGTGGCGAACATTCTTTACTCCCGATGATGTTGTAGGCATCAAGATTAATCCGATCGGTGGAATAAAACTCTCTACACGACCTGAGGTTGTAAATGCAATTATTCTTGGTCTCAAAGCTGCCGGAGTAAAGGAAAATAATATCATTATATGGGATCGCTTTAGCTACCATTTGATCACGGCAGGTTATCCCTTGAACAAAGGAAGCAGCGGGGTTCGCTGCTATGGCACTGAGCCAACAACCGGGTATGATAAGGAGATATATTATGAATCATTTGATGATGATTACAAGTTACGCCAGGATGATGGAGCACGATCGCTCTTCAGTACAATCGTTACTCAGCATGTTACTGCTATTGTTAATGTTCCGGTCATGAAGGATCATGGAATTGCAGGAGTAACCGTATGCCTTAAGAACTTGGCCTTCGGCGCTATTAATAACACCCCAAGGTTTCATCCATCACCCTATTTCTGCGACCCAGCTTCAGCAGAGGTCTGCGCACATCCGGCGTTGAAAGATAAGATACGTTTACATATCGTCGATGCATTACAGGCTTGTTTTGAGGGAGGTCCAGCAAGTATGAAGACATGGACGATGTGGAATGAGGAACGGCTCTTCTTCGGAACCGACCCGGTAGCAATCGATAGAATAGGCCTTGAGATTATAGATAAAAAACGTAAAGCAAATAATTATATGCCGGTATCTCAAAAGGCTAAACATATTGCAACTGCAGGCAGGATAGGATTGGGCGTTTATGATATAAATGCTATTGAGTTGGTAGAGCTTAATGTATAG
- the gcvT gene encoding glycine cleavage system aminomethyltransferase GcvT produces the protein MKKTSLYDTHLKLNGTMVSFHDYSMPLQYNSIINEHLCVRENAGLFDVSHMGRFEISGDKALPFIQHVITNNVVRLADKQALYTPMCNEQGGIIDDILVYKWHDKSFMLVVNCGNREKDFLWLQKQATNYQPLEMKDVTDRVSLISFQGPLSGRMLEATLSYKLDHLRRFSFDNFLWDDTRIVISRTGYTGEDGFEIFVDAKQAVRLWDLLLEKNKQNGLNPIGLGARDTLRLEACLLLYGNDMDETITPLETIIDWTVKFDKGDFIGREALSRQKEKGIGRKMVGFEMIDRGIPRHGYPVLKGNESIGKVTSGSFSPSTHKNVGLCFVKTQYAKTGEAFQIQIRNNNYNARVVNIPFYRSIKKER, from the coding sequence ATGAAAAAGACCTCACTCTACGATACCCACCTCAAACTCAATGGAACGATGGTATCTTTCCATGATTATTCCATGCCTCTCCAATATAACAGCATCATTAATGAACACCTTTGCGTTAGAGAAAATGCCGGCCTTTTCGATGTATCTCATATGGGAAGATTCGAGATTTCAGGAGATAAAGCACTCCCCTTTATTCAACACGTTATCACAAATAATGTAGTTCGGCTGGCAGATAAACAAGCTCTCTACACGCCTATGTGTAACGAGCAAGGTGGAATTATCGATGATATCCTTGTTTACAAATGGCATGATAAAAGTTTTATGCTTGTAGTGAACTGCGGGAATAGAGAAAAGGACTTTTTGTGGTTACAAAAACAAGCAACAAACTATCAACCATTAGAAATGAAGGATGTTACTGATCGTGTATCCCTTATCTCATTCCAGGGTCCTTTATCGGGTCGTATGCTTGAAGCTACCTTATCTTACAAACTTGATCATCTCAGAAGATTTTCCTTTGATAATTTTCTATGGGATGATACACGAATAGTAATTTCCAGAACGGGATACACCGGGGAAGATGGTTTTGAGATATTTGTGGATGCAAAACAAGCTGTGAGACTATGGGATCTGCTTTTGGAAAAAAATAAGCAGAATGGGTTGAATCCAATAGGCCTTGGCGCAAGGGATACACTTCGCTTAGAGGCTTGTCTTTTGTTATATGGGAATGATATGGATGAAACAATAACTCCCCTTGAAACGATTATCGACTGGACAGTAAAGTTTGATAAAGGCGATTTTATCGGCAGAGAGGCCCTGTCAAGACAAAAGGAGAAGGGAATCGGAAGAAAAATGGTGGGATTTGAGATGATAGACCGTGGCATTCCACGTCATGGTTATCCGGTATTAAAAGGAAATGAGAGTATTGGTAAGGTTACCAGTGGATCCTTCAGTCCCTCCACACACAAGAATGTTGGCCTGTGTTTTGTAAAAACTCAGTATGCCAAAACAGGAGAGGCGTTTCAAATTCAGATCAGAAATAATAACTATAATGCACGTGTTGTGAATATCCCGTTTTACCGCAGTATTAAAAAAGAAAGATAA
- a CDS encoding 4Fe-4S ferredoxin, whose product MSGCPGSRTIDFSEKTNQEGNDSGKRPSQLRQWPIQMHLVSPQAPYFQGKDVLLAADCTAFALGDFHKDYLKGKSIGIACPKLDSDQEVYVEKIKSLIDDAKINTLTVIIMQVPCCFGLAQIAKEGAEKASRKIPVKQVVVGLEGNILSEEWI is encoded by the coding sequence ATGAGTGGATGTCCAGGGTCAAGAACAATTGATTTTAGCGAGAAAACAAATCAAGAGGGTAACGATTCAGGAAAACGCCCTTCTCAATTAAGGCAGTGGCCGATACAGATGCATTTAGTTTCTCCTCAAGCGCCTTATTTTCAGGGAAAAGATGTGTTGCTGGCAGCAGACTGTACAGCTTTTGCGCTCGGCGATTTCCATAAGGATTACCTGAAAGGGAAAAGCATAGGAATCGCCTGTCCAAAACTTGATTCAGATCAGGAGGTTTACGTTGAAAAGATAAAGTCATTGATTGATGATGCAAAAATCAATACCTTGACCGTTATCATTATGCAGGTACCCTGTTGTTTCGGACTTGCTCAAATTGCGAAGGAAGGAGCTGAAAAAGCTTCCCGTAAGATCCCCGTTAAACAGGTTGTTGTCGGCCTGGAAGGGAATATCTTATCCGAAGAATGGATTTAA
- a CDS encoding glycoside hydrolase, translating into MNNQVSLTAFEENLIQECYSRSLQLLKNNSTSAGIIACAKSRKAVDRSYASIFGRDAAICSLGMIASKDPELVHNAKISILTLAQYQAPNGQIPKYVKPELKEVDFWYSGCIDATLWWLIAVNFYARTFPEEQFTEQLRTTIDHALNWLFCQEHQGLFLLQQNEASDWADIMPRSGFVLYSNALWYHVKKLYKISTADKTRHSFKTVFFPFDKAVPEHRRARILAHYIRNKVKCSNVYLSFVNFSFWGEEIDVFGNILSAIFGLAYASKASRIADTILSLKAHRPYPIRVVHTPIQEKSQLWRPYMQRHKQNLPYQYHNGGIWPFVGGFWIILLMKLGRKGLAWNELRCLAEANKINNWEFNEWFHGKTGEPMGMAGQSWNAAMFMLAFHALQDSIHF; encoded by the coding sequence ATGAATAACCAGGTATCCCTTACAGCTTTTGAAGAGAATCTTATTCAGGAGTGCTATTCTCGTTCACTGCAGTTACTAAAAAACAATTCAACCTCTGCTGGTATTATTGCCTGTGCAAAATCCAGGAAGGCCGTGGACAGATCATATGCCAGCATCTTTGGGCGTGATGCAGCTATCTGCTCTCTGGGTATGATTGCATCAAAAGACCCGGAGCTTGTACATAACGCGAAGATAAGCATCCTTACCCTGGCGCAGTACCAGGCACCTAATGGACAAATTCCAAAGTATGTAAAACCTGAACTCAAAGAGGTAGATTTCTGGTATTCAGGATGCATTGATGCCACGCTCTGGTGGCTCATTGCAGTAAACTTTTACGCCCGCACTTTCCCGGAAGAGCAGTTTACAGAGCAGTTGCGCACGACAATAGATCATGCCCTCAATTGGCTTTTTTGCCAGGAACATCAGGGACTATTTCTGTTGCAACAGAACGAAGCAAGTGATTGGGCTGATATTATGCCAAGATCTGGCTTTGTACTTTACTCGAATGCCCTGTGGTACCATGTGAAAAAACTCTACAAGATCTCTACTGCTGATAAAACAAGACATTCCTTTAAAACCGTATTCTTCCCCTTCGATAAAGCGGTTCCGGAACACCGGCGGGCGCGCATCCTGGCTCACTATATCAGGAACAAGGTAAAATGCAGCAATGTTTATCTCAGTTTTGTAAATTTCTCCTTTTGGGGAGAAGAGATAGATGTATTCGGTAATATCCTGAGCGCCATCTTTGGGCTGGCTTACGCCTCCAAAGCATCACGCATAGCGGATACTATACTCAGCTTAAAGGCTCACAGGCCTTATCCCATAAGGGTAGTTCATACCCCCATACAGGAAAAAAGTCAGTTATGGCGCCCTTACATGCAACGGCACAAACAGAATCTTCCGTATCAGTACCATAACGGTGGTATATGGCCGTTCGTCGGTGGCTTCTGGATAATACTACTTATGAAGCTGGGAAGAAAAGGGCTTGCATGGAATGAACTGAGATGTCTTGCCGAGGCAAATAAAATCAATAATTGGGAGTTCAATGAATGGTTCCACGGGAAGACAGGAGAACCTATGGGCATGGCGGGTCAATCCTGGAACGCAGCTATGTTCATGCTGGCATTTCATGCCTTACAAGATAGTATTCATTTTTAA
- a CDS encoding PAS domain-containing protein, whose amino-acid sequence MRWSAHTYLPTYLPTYLPTYLPKNCFFVSAPIYRKHHDEPLGALIIAYSLEVLNEITTNRVGLGKTGEVYLVTRDKTMLTESRFMENASLKQRIDTEPIRKSIKSGEEMVGIYKGYRGVSVVGASMYMPEYGWTLLAEMDESEVFAPIKTISIIVSILWIGMAGTVIIFGIIYAISMTRSIEELIHATGRFSQGELEYRIKITGKDEMGILASRFNIMAEHLKDEMKRQKSLLDALRKSEASLVNAQRIAHLGSWDWDIIKNKIHWSDEHYRIFGVTPQSFDATYEAILERIHPDDREFLKKSVNNALYEGKPCCIDVRIVLPDGSERSIHTQAEVVFDHTGKPIQISGTTQDITERKMIKKKLIEIQSRLEYLLTNSPAVIYSSKPFDNYGVTFMSSNSKRMIGYEPNEFVENPSFRIDHIHPEDIFHVLDEMKYGIEKGSHILVYRFKHKDGIYRWIHDEMKVTYDSHGKPQEIVGFWTDITQQKHIEDEVKSVARFSSENPNPVLRVAKDGTLLYANLSSSPFLRDWKCEMGKQVPDFIFQIIKEALHTKSIRGVEVEQRGKIFSFTVVPVTTTTTDYVNLYGMDITKLKQIEQELRTLNESLEERIAERTLDLAKVNRELQTEIDKHKQTADILMKSESKYRLLLENLPQRVFYKDKNSIYISCNENFAKDLHIKAEEISGKTDYNFFPKELADKYRDNDRKVIESGQKIDRDQEYLINDKESFIHMIKVPVKDEEGHTIGILSSYLDITEKIVLQKEVERSKYLASLGELAAGIAHEINNPVTGVINCAQILFNKSQEESRERDLATRILKEGDRIAKIVHSLLLFSRPGSKEEKNIVNIHEILSDTLALTGAQLRKEGIMLTLDVPQKLPEIVANRQLIQQVFVNVINNARYALNQKYPSTHSNKILEISGEEITIDHCPYIKITICDHGTGIPARIRDKVMNPFFTTKPTGKGTGLGLSISHGIVKDHGGKLFIKSVEGEYTKLIIILPAQSKTA is encoded by the coding sequence ATACGTTGGTCAGCCCACACCTACCTACCTACCTACCTACCTACCTACCTACCTACCTACCTACCTAAAAATTGCTTCTTTGTCTCTGCGCCCATTTACCGTAAACATCATGATGAACCTCTTGGTGCCTTGATCATTGCCTATTCCCTTGAAGTCTTAAACGAGATTACAACCAACCGTGTTGGATTAGGAAAAACTGGCGAGGTATACCTGGTTACCAGGGATAAGACAATGCTTACTGAATCAAGGTTTATGGAGAATGCATCACTCAAACAGAGAATAGATACTGAGCCTATTCGTAAGAGTATCAAGAGTGGTGAGGAGATGGTTGGTATTTATAAAGGCTATCGGGGGGTGTCTGTTGTTGGTGCTTCCATGTATATGCCTGAATATGGCTGGACACTTTTGGCAGAGATGGATGAGTCAGAAGTATTTGCACCAATAAAAACGATCAGTATCATTGTATCAATTCTCTGGATAGGTATGGCTGGCACGGTGATTATCTTTGGAATTATCTATGCCATTTCGATGACCAGGTCTATTGAGGAATTAATACATGCAACAGGGAGATTTTCACAAGGAGAGTTAGAGTATCGAATAAAGATAACGGGTAAGGATGAGATGGGTATCCTGGCAAGCAGATTTAATATCATGGCTGAGCATCTTAAGGATGAAATGAAAAGACAAAAATCTCTACTGGATGCGCTGAGAAAAAGTGAGGCCAGTCTTGTTAATGCACAACGGATTGCCCATTTGGGAAGCTGGGATTGGGACATAATAAAAAATAAAATACACTGGTCAGATGAACACTATCGCATCTTTGGTGTAACACCGCAGTCATTTGATGCAACCTATGAGGCCATTTTGGAACGCATTCATCCCGATGATAGAGAATTCTTAAAAAAATCTGTTAACAATGCCCTTTATGAGGGAAAGCCTTGCTGTATTGATGTACGCATAGTTCTGCCAGATGGTTCTGAACGTAGTATTCATACACAGGCTGAGGTCGTTTTTGATCATACCGGTAAGCCGATTCAGATAAGCGGAACAACTCAGGATATTACTGAGCGAAAGATGATAAAAAAGAAACTTATCGAAATCCAATCCCGGTTGGAATACCTCCTTACGAATAGTCCTGCGGTTATCTATAGTTCTAAACCGTTCGACAATTATGGTGTTACATTTATGAGTAGTAATAGTAAAAGGATGATAGGATATGAGCCGAATGAATTTGTTGAGAACCCTTCATTTAGGATTGACCACATACATCCAGAAGATATTTTCCATGTCTTAGATGAAATGAAATATGGTATTGAAAAGGGGTCACATATCCTTGTCTACCGCTTTAAACATAAAGATGGGATATATCGCTGGATACATGATGAAATGAAGGTAACGTATGATTCTCATGGCAAACCACAGGAGATTGTTGGATTTTGGACTGATATTACCCAACAAAAGCATATAGAGGATGAAGTAAAAAGTGTAGCAAGGTTTTCTTCGGAGAATCCAAATCCTGTATTACGTGTTGCAAAAGATGGTACTCTCCTTTATGCAAATCTATCGAGTAGTCCCTTTCTGCGTGATTGGAAATGTGAAATGGGTAAACAGGTACCGGATTTTATATTTCAAATAATCAAGGAAGCTTTGCATACGAAATCAATAAGGGGTGTTGAAGTCGAGCAGAGAGGCAAAATATTTTCTTTTACCGTTGTGCCTGTAACTACTACTACTACTGATTATGTGAACTTATACGGGATGGATATTACTAAGCTGAAACAAATAGAACAGGAGCTGAGAACGCTCAATGAATCTCTTGAAGAGCGTATAGCAGAGAGGACATTAGACCTGGCAAAAGTAAACAGAGAACTACAGACTGAGATCGATAAGCATAAACAAACAGCAGATATACTTATGAAATCTGAAAGTAAATACCGTCTACTTCTTGAGAACCTTCCTCAGAGAGTATTTTATAAAGATAAAAACTCAATCTATATATCCTGCAACGAAAATTTTGCCAAAGATCTTCATATTAAAGCAGAAGAAATCTCTGGAAAGACTGATTACAATTTCTTTCCGAAAGAACTTGCTGATAAATATCGGGATAATGATAGAAAAGTTATAGAATCGGGGCAAAAAATAGATAGAGATCAAGAATATCTCATAAATGATAAAGAATCCTTCATACATATGATTAAAGTCCCCGTAAAGGATGAAGAAGGCCATACTATTGGCATATTAAGCTCTTACTTAGATATTACTGAGAAGATAGTTTTGCAGAAGGAAGTAGAGCGTTCTAAATATCTAGCATCATTAGGCGAACTGGCGGCAGGCATCGCCCATGAAATCAATAACCCCGTCACAGGTGTTATTAACTGTGCACAGATTTTGTTTAATAAAAGTCAGGAGGAAAGCAGAGAAAGAGATCTTGCTACCCGTATTCTGAAGGAAGGTGATCGGATAGCGAAGATCGTCCACAGCCTTCTCTTATTTTCAAGACCTGGTAGTAAAGAGGAAAAGAACATTGTTAACATACATGAAATACTATCTGATACGCTAGCACTGACAGGTGCACAATTGCGAAAGGAAGGTATCATGCTAACGCTGGATGTGCCCCAAAAACTGCCAGAAATTGTTGCGAACCGGCAACTCATTCAACAAGTATTCGTGAATGTTATTAACAATGCACGGTATGCCCTGAATCAGAAGTATCCTAGCACCCATAGTAATAAAATCCTTGAGATTTCAGGAGAAGAGATAACAATAGATCATTGTCCATACATAAAGATCACCATCTGCGATCACGGCACTGGTATACCGGCTCGCATACGGGATAAAGTAATGAACCCCTTTTTTACCACAAAACCTACAGGTAAAGGGACTGGATTAGGCTTGAGCATCAGTCATGGTATTGTGAAAGATCACGGTGGTAAGCTCTTCATTAAGAGTGTTGAAGGAGAATATACCAAGCTTATTATTATCCTACCGGCACAATCAAAAACAGCATGA
- a CDS encoding YkgJ family cysteine cluster protein has protein sequence MTEFINKLEIKKISRVVQKVQQIASKTDIFCSALLFQVWRRFYYVFNKREIYHSLEKRKGHCLRCGRCCHASFKCQYLEYDENGLSLCKVYDRKPHMCSLYPYNSDDYFDHIKSTCGYKYDE, from the coding sequence ATGACCGAATTCATTAATAAGCTTGAAATAAAAAAAATCAGTCGGGTAGTACAAAAGGTTCAACAGATAGCATCAAAGACAGATATATTCTGTTCTGCGCTCTTATTTCAGGTATGGAGACGGTTTTATTATGTCTTCAATAAGCGTGAAATTTATCACTCTCTGGAGAAAAGAAAGGGGCACTGCCTGCGGTGCGGCCGATGCTGCCATGCATCTTTTAAATGTCAATATCTCGAGTACGATGAGAACGGACTTTCTCTCTGTAAGGTATACGACCGGAAACCACATATGTGTTCACTGTATCCTTATAATAGTGACGATTATTTTGATCATATTAAATCTACGTGTGGTTACAAATATGATGAATAA
- a CDS encoding hydroxylamine oxidoreductase: MNKLYFTTKQFFISLFFIYIFFIPQTITYSFQLQSENINPQIVDIPVVKTNATPHRVPGNMKFRHEMAELLEEKVGADDSGDVYKMGGLASYYTGPRELFPGKGKLGHLYKFLPVIRWYDPAYYFNSDVFHPGSTVTGEYTHEQCITCHMGESPGIVTQWKQSKHGTPSEGKEVVGCDRCHGKNHERLVMPSYTICGECHEKQLKGHRDGDRGSHAHAYHLELIDQGCQMEKPAEETTACLACHAIAENRCDGCHTRHRFSTAEARKPTSCAVCHSGPEQYEYEMYMQSYHGMMYQGEGQTWDWTKPLNAKNYVVPTCAYCHMPEGEHNVTRMSTVYTYMGTSLVDRGAYRYKPTRDAWINVCKGCHSPRFAKDHLEAMDEAVKLSFMKYREAMGIVMNLYRDNLIDPMPDDLAPDSRGHTVFSLLPGKGEMRKYNVSNIERLTYEMLVDIVGAIYKAKSHNAYYSPIYGYWEWAQDRWLIQIKDEASKLKRFAEIEEKLGIKHTAYPFWKHGEYTDMLLGWKRKEWGK, translated from the coding sequence ATGAATAAACTATATTTTACTACAAAGCAATTCTTCATTTCTTTATTCTTTATATACATTTTTTTTATTCCTCAAACCATTACCTATTCTTTTCAACTTCAATCTGAAAATATAAATCCACAAATCGTTGATATACCAGTAGTTAAGACAAATGCAACACCACACAGAGTACCGGGTAATATGAAATTCCGCCATGAAATGGCTGAACTTTTGGAAGAAAAGGTTGGAGCGGATGATTCTGGGGATGTCTATAAGATGGGTGGTCTTGCAAGCTACTACACTGGCCCGAGAGAACTCTTTCCGGGAAAGGGGAAATTAGGGCATCTCTATAAATTTCTTCCTGTAATACGATGGTATGACCCTGCATATTATTTTAATAGTGATGTCTTTCATCCCGGTAGTACGGTAACCGGTGAATATACTCATGAGCAATGTATCACCTGTCATATGGGAGAAAGTCCGGGCATTGTGACCCAATGGAAGCAAAGCAAGCATGGAACGCCATCTGAAGGTAAGGAAGTTGTTGGTTGTGACCGATGTCATGGGAAGAATCATGAGAGGCTTGTAATGCCCTCATATACTATCTGTGGCGAATGTCATGAGAAACAACTCAAGGGGCATCGTGATGGTGATCGAGGCTCGCATGCCCACGCCTATCATCTTGAGCTTATAGACCAGGGATGTCAAATGGAGAAACCTGCCGAAGAGACAACTGCCTGTTTGGCCTGTCATGCCATTGCCGAGAACCGGTGTGATGGCTGTCATACACGGCACCGGTTTTCTACGGCTGAGGCAAGAAAACCTACGAGTTGTGCGGTGTGCCATTCCGGTCCTGAGCAATATGAATATGAAATGTATATGCAGTCGTATCATGGTATGATGTATCAGGGTGAAGGGCAGACATGGGATTGGACAAAACCTCTCAATGCTAAAAACTACGTAGTACCAACCTGTGCGTATTGCCATATGCCTGAAGGAGAACATAATGTTACGAGGATGTCTACTGTTTATACTTATATGGGTACTTCTCTTGTAGACCGGGGCGCCTATCGTTATAAGCCAACACGTGATGCATGGATTAATGTCTGTAAAGGTTGTCATTCACCCAGATTTGCTAAGGATCATTTAGAAGCCATGGATGAGGCGGTAAAATTAAGTTTTATGAAATATCGTGAAGCAATGGGTATTGTAATGAACTTATACAGGGATAATCTCATTGATCCCATGCCTGACGACCTTGCTCCCGATTCCAGAGGTCATACGGTATTTAGCCTTTTACCGGGGAAAGGAGAGATGCGGAAATATAATGTCTCCAATATCGAGAGATTAACCTACGAGATGTTAGTTGATATTGTCGGTGCTATTTACAAGGCCAAATCCCACAATGCCTATTACAGTCCAATCTATGGTTATTGGGAGTGGGCTCAGGACCGATGGCTTATTCAGATCAAGGATGAAGCCAGTAAGCTTAAACGCTTTGCAGAAATTGAAGAGAAACTTGGCATAAAGCATACCGCTTATCCATTCTGGAAGCATGGAGAATATACCGATATGTTGCTGGGATGGAAGCGGAAAGAATGGGGGAAATGA
- the gcvH gene encoding glycine cleavage system protein GcvH, which yields MNIPNELFYTKTHEWAKKIGPHEAVVGITDYAQKQLKDIVFVELPSIGKEVKMGAPCAVVESVKAAYDIYSPLSGKVTKINQRVQEEPQLVNEDPYGEGWFFHMEISDPNEFNKLLNSGQYETVSGFEH from the coding sequence ATGAATATACCAAATGAACTATTTTATACCAAGACACATGAGTGGGCGAAGAAGATAGGCCCCCATGAAGCAGTTGTTGGTATTACTGACTATGCGCAGAAGCAATTGAAAGATATCGTCTTCGTTGAATTACCATCGATAGGTAAAGAAGTGAAAATGGGCGCGCCCTGTGCAGTTGTAGAGTCTGTGAAGGCTGCTTATGATATTTATTCTCCTCTGTCAGGTAAAGTTACCAAAATTAATCAAAGAGTCCAGGAAGAGCCACAGCTTGTGAATGAAGACCCTTATGGTGAAGGGTGGTTTTTTCATATGGAGATATCAGACCCAAATGAGTTCAATAAACTGTTAAACTCAGGTCAATACGAGACTGTTTCCGGATTTGAGCATTAA
- a CDS encoding endonuclease/exonuclease/phosphatase family protein: MLKVMTFNINSYSTKHGPWSTRKILIRNAIQDASPDIIALQAVRKEFGVNNGVDQATQIAELIPEYRYVIFQPAMHDENGNSGGSAFLSRLNIIETSCLKLTLRPGLEDVNQRVVLTAVLNLKTGPFYLFNAHFSWVYQQASDNAYETLPYINSFTGYALLVGDFNTTPDTDIMNRFCKEGWADTWAELCPQDNGYTFESDHLTKRIDYAWANNSLKQRITAVEIVANNYDTGGKRPSDHVGLLVTLAV, from the coding sequence ATGCTTAAAGTTATGACGTTCAATATTAATTCTTATAGTACCAAACACGGTCCTTGGTCTACTCGTAAAATACTTATCCGAAACGCCATTCAGGACGCAAGTCCAGATATAATCGCCCTCCAGGCAGTTCGGAAAGAGTTCGGTGTGAATAATGGTGTGGATCAGGCTACACAGATTGCCGAATTGATACCTGAATACCGCTATGTCATTTTTCAACCAGCAATGCATGATGAGAATGGAAATTCAGGAGGGTCAGCTTTTCTCTCTCGTCTTAACATAATCGAAACGAGTTGTCTCAAATTAACCTTGCGTCCGGGTCTTGAAGATGTCAATCAACGTGTGGTACTTACAGCCGTACTGAATTTAAAAACGGGACCGTTTTACCTCTTTAATGCACATTTCTCATGGGTTTATCAACAAGCATCTGATAATGCGTATGAGACTCTTCCTTACATAAATTCTTTTACCGGATACGCCCTGTTAGTAGGTGATTTCAATACAACGCCTGATACGGATATAATGAATCGGTTTTGTAAAGAAGGTTGGGCTGATACCTGGGCAGAGCTTTGTCCTCAGGATAATGGCTATACTTTCGAATCTGACCATCTAACAAAACGCATTGATTATGCATGGGCTAATAATAGTTTAAAGCAGCGAATTACGGCTGTTGAGATTGTTGCGAATAATTATGATACCGGTGGGAAGAGACCTTCAGATCATGTCGGCTTGCTTGTAACATTAGCTGTTTAA